GCGATTAATCATTGATGGCATAGTATACAATATTGATGAATTACCCAAACTTGATAAAAACAAAAAACATAATATTGAGGTAATTATTGATAGAATTATGGTAGCAGATGATCTTGGTAACAGAACAGCTGATAGTATTGAATTAGCGCTGAAACTTGCAGATGGGATAATTTGTATTGAGATTGTTGAAGCGCCAGAACGTATGGATGGATCACAAAATTTAGCTGAGTATACTCAAGGCGATAGGATAATTTTTTCTGAAAAATATGCTTGTCCTATTTCTGGATTCCAAATTGCTGAAATTGAACCACGTATTTTTTCATTCAATAGTCCATTTGGTGCTTGTACCCACTGCGAAGGTTTGGGTAAGGAAATGTTCTTTGATCAAGAATTGATAGTGCCAAATCCAGCCTTAAGCATTAAGAGTGGTGCTATTGCTCCGTGGGGGAAAGAACTATCCAAAATTTTCTTGGATACTATTACCGGCTTAGCCAATCATTATCAATTTTCAGTAGATACACCTTTTGCCAATTTACCTGAAAATATCAAAAAAATGCTATTTTATGGTTCTGATGGCGAAATAATTAATTTTAAATATTATGATGGTGTCAAGTCACAACTAGTAGCTCAACCTTTTGCTGGCATTATCCCTAGCCTAGAGGAAAAATATCGTAAAGCTGATTCCGCTTGGCTAAAAGAAGATCTGATAAAGTTTAAAACTGAATATAATTGCAGCATTTGCAATGGCTACCGATTAAAAGCAGAATCTTTATGCATAAAAATAGCTGATCTAAATATTGGCCAAGTTACCAAGATGACTATAGTTGAAGCTAAACACTGGTTTGGGCAGCTGGAATTCAAATTAAGTAGCAAACAATTATTTATTGCAGAGCAAATTTTAAAGGAAATCTCTGAGCGATTAACATTTTTGTTAAATGTTGGACTTGACTATCTGAATCTATCACGAGAATCCGGGACTTTATCAGGTGGTGAGAGTCAGCGTATACGTCTAGCATCGCAAATAGGTTCAGGTTTAAGTGGTGTGCTATATGTACTTGATGAACCATCAATCGGCCTGCATCAGCGTGACAATGCCAGATTGATTGCTACTCTTAAAAATCTTCGTGATCTTGGTAATACGGTACTGGTGGTAGAACATGATGAAGAAACCATGATTGAATCTGATTATATTATTGATGTCGGTCCTGGAGCTGGTATTCATGGTGGGCATATAATTACCCAAGGTACTATTGAAACAATCAAGGCTTGCACTGCTAGCATTACTGGACAATATTTAAGCCGACAAAAATACATAGCTACAAGAATTAGCAACAATATTAATCGTCACGATAAAACTATAGAATTACTAGGTGCCACCTCCAATAATTTACAAAATGTTAATCTTACCATTAAACTGGGTACTTTTACGGTAATTACTGGGGTTTCAGGTAGTGGTAAATCAAGCTTGATTATCCATACACTTTATAAAGCAGCATTAAAATATTTGGAACCCACTGCCAAAATCCACCCAGGACATTATGAAGTGATTAAAGGGCTGGAACATGTAGATAAAGTTATTGATATTAACCAATCTCCTATAGGCCGTACACCAAGGTCTAACCCAGCTACTTACACTGGTGCCTTTACCTTTATTCGAGATTGGTTTACTGATCTGCCAGAGTCGAAAGCGAGGGGTTATAAGGTCGGTCGATTCTCGTTTAACGTCAAAGGTGGACGATGTGAGGTATGTCAAGGAGACGGAGTAATTAAAATAGAAATGCATTTTTTGCCAGACGTGTATGTTAAATGCGACGGATGTAATGGTCATCGCTACAATCGAGAAACACTGGAAGTCAAATATAAAGATAAATCGATCTCTGATGTTTTAGAAATGACCGTTGAAGATGCAATGAATTTTTTTGAAAAAGTACCAGCGATATATGAAAAACTATCCACTTTAAACGAAGTGGGACTAGGCTATGTTAAAATTGGTCAATCAGCTACCACATTATCAGGTGGAGAAGCTCAGCGCATAAAACTGGCAAAAGAATTATCAAAACGCTCTACTGGTAAGACCTTATACATATTAGATGAACCAACTACAGGTTTACATATTGACGATATCAGCAGATTACTTAAAATTTTGTATAAATTGGTTGATATGGGTAATACTGTGCTAGTGATAGAACACAATATGGATGTAATCAAAACTGCTGATCATATTATTGACATTGGTCCAGAGGGAGGAGACAAGGGTGGTAAGATTGTGGCTACTGGTACTCCAGCTGAAATTGCCGCTTGTGCTGAGAGCATTACCGGGCAATATTTGAAACATTATTTATAAAATATAGAATACATCCAGCACAAGCTTAACTTCATATTCATCCGTGATAAGACGAATCTTTATCCATAAATTACATCCTCAATAATTCTTTTTTGTATGAGTGCTTCAAGGCTATTTTTATCTGCTATCTGGCACAATTCAAAAGTTGCCTTCCATAAGACCCAGGCTTTTGCGCGAAGCCAAGTACCTTCATCTAATGCCATTTCTCGAATGAATATATCTCGCGCATTGTCTTTAAGAAAAGTCCAGGCAATAACCAAATCGCAAGCAGGATCACCTAAAGCCATACCGCCAAAATCGATAATGGCCGAGAGTTTACCATCCAAAAGCAACATATTACCGATCGCAAAATCACCGTGAATCATGATTTGAGGTTTATCCCATTTTGTCTTGCAGGCACGCTCCCACAGATCTATCGCGCATGCCCCATTGATAACAGTTGATAGTTCTAAAATTTGTTCTCTGGCACCTTATCGTAAACACTGACATTACACCCGCGCCACCAATTATGCTGGCCTGGAACTGACCCATCAACATCATCAATGCTTTGTAATTCCTTTAAAAACTTTACTAAATCAAACGCAAGCTTTTCGACGGCATAATTATCCAAAACTAGAAGGTTAATACTCGCTCCTGGGAGCCATTTATAAATGGAGAATGGGTATGGATAATCTCCAGACGCAGCACCCATTTTGATTGGAACAGGAATACTGACAGTTAAGTGAGGCGCTAGCTTCGGTAATAAGGCTTGTTCTTTAGGTACTTTCAAAGCATAAGATTTCGCAGTTGGCATACGAATTAACATGTCCGACCCTAATCGGTAAGTGCGGTTGTCATGACCTTGTTTTTCAACTGATGTAATTGGCAAATGAGCATATTCTGGAAATTGTTCAGCTATGAGCTGATGCGCAAGTTCAGGGGTGATACAAACGATTTCATTTACTCTTGATCTTAGGTTCACTGCTGTATGGCTTTGTTGACATTTTTTCTTGATCTTGATATATTATATCTCTAGTTCAAGTTAATTTACTATAATCTTAAATCCTATTCAAGCAACAACGCCATTCGTTCATATTGACTTCAAGATTTATTATACCTTATTTTAAACTTACAACACTCACTCATATGTTATAAAAATTTGTCCATAAAGCTTAAATCATCGATAAAATACTTGCTCTTTTATTTTTTTTTAGTTAGTGTATCGCTGTATTTAAATTTAAGCTTTTGTAGATTTAAAGCATATTTATAATGTGCCCGCGTGATGGAATGGTAGACATAACGGACTTAAAATCCGTGGGGCGTAAGCCCTTGCCGGTTCAAGTCCGGCCGCGGGTACCACTATAAAACTGAACTCTTACCAAATCAATGCTACTGTATTAGCAGTAAATCATCCAACTCACGCTCTAAAGCATCTTGTAACTCCGGATTAATTTGGCGTTTAGGGGCTATATCGTTGTACTTTCTTGTATTATCTAATTTCAGGCCATTATTAATAGCTTTATTAGACTTTGGTAGCGCAATCGATTCTAAGAAATTAATCGGTATAAAAGATATTAAGCCACCGCTTGTTTGTTCAAGATAAGGCGAAGTCAGAGACTGAGTTAACCATTTTGGATATTTTTTACTATCACAATGTTGGATAATATCTGCCATTGTCTCTGCTTTTAGATAACTAGTTGAAGCGAATATTGTGATAATTATAAATATTATTACAACAATGATGCCACCTCTAATAAACCCCGCTACTAATCCAAGAAATCGATCAACGATTCCTCCGCTAATATTTTCTACCATTATATAAAGTTTTGATGTAACAATACCTAATATAAGTAACGATATAAGGTATGAGCTGATACTACTAAGAATCATGATCACTATAGTACTATCA
The genomic region above belongs to Candidatus Trichorickettsia mobilis and contains:
- a CDS encoding CvpA family protein, which gives rise to MNLSIFDIIVLTIITTSSMLGMYRGLIKLSISFIAFMLSFLAAYFLYPFVELILVRYLDSTIVIMILSSISSYLISLLILGIVTSKLYIMVENISGGIVDRFLGLVAGFIRGGIIVVIIFIIITIFASTSYLKAETMADIIQHCDSKKYPKWLTQSLTSPYLEQTSGGLISFIPINFLESIALPKSNKAINNGLKLDNTRKYNDIAPKRQINPELQDALERELDDLLLIQ
- the uvrA gene encoding excinuclease ABC subunit UvrA, giving the protein MQEYIKVRGAKQHNLKDVNVDIPRNQLVVITGLSGSGKSSLAFDTIYAEGQRRYVESLSSYARQFLHLQNKPDVESITGLSPAIAIDQKTTSRNPRSTVGTITEIYDYLRLLYARIGIPYSPATGLPIKSQTISEMVDIVHNLPPGIKLYILAPIVRSQKGEFRHEMLTLKKQGFQRLIIDGIVYNIDELPKLDKNKKHNIEVIIDRIMVADDLGNRTADSIELALKLADGIICIEIVEAPERMDGSQNLAEYTQGDRIIFSEKYACPISGFQIAEIEPRIFSFNSPFGACTHCEGLGKEMFFDQELIVPNPALSIKSGAIAPWGKELSKIFLDTITGLANHYQFSVDTPFANLPENIKKMLFYGSDGEIINFKYYDGVKSQLVAQPFAGIIPSLEEKYRKADSAWLKEDLIKFKTEYNCSICNGYRLKAESLCIKIADLNIGQVTKMTIVEAKHWFGQLEFKLSSKQLFIAEQILKEISERLTFLLNVGLDYLNLSRESGTLSGGESQRIRLASQIGSGLSGVLYVLDEPSIGLHQRDNARLIATLKNLRDLGNTVLVVEHDEETMIESDYIIDVGPGAGIHGGHIITQGTIETIKACTASITGQYLSRQKYIATRISNNINRHDKTIELLGATSNNLQNVNLTIKLGTFTVITGVSGSGKSSLIIHTLYKAALKYLEPTAKIHPGHYEVIKGLEHVDKVIDINQSPIGRTPRSNPATYTGAFTFIRDWFTDLPESKARGYKVGRFSFNVKGGRCEVCQGDGVIKIEMHFLPDVYVKCDGCNGHRYNRETLEVKYKDKSISDVLEMTVEDAMNFFEKVPAIYEKLSTLNEVGLGYVKIGQSATTLSGGEAQRIKLAKELSKRSTGKTLYILDEPTTGLHIDDISRLLKILYKLVDMGNTVLVIEHNMDVIKTADHIIDIGPEGGDKGGKIVATGTPAEIAACAESITGQYLKHYL
- a CDS encoding phosphotransferase; this encodes MLELSTVINGACAIDLWERACKTKWDKPQIMIHGDFAIGNMLLLDGKLSAIIDFGGMALGDPACDLVIAWTFLKDNARDIFIREMALDEGTWLRAKAWVLWKATFELCQIADKNSLEALIQKRIIEDVIYG
- a CDS encoding phosphotransferase is translated as MNLRSRVNEIVCITPELAHQLIAEQFPEYAHLPITSVEKQGHDNRTYRLGSDMLIRMPTAKSYALKVPKEQALLPKLAPHLTVSIPVPIKMGAASGDYPYPFSIYKWLPGASINLLVLDNYAVEKLAFDLVKFLKELQSIDDVDGSVPGQHNWWRGCNVSVYDKVPENKF